The genomic stretch CAAGCCTTTATCCAGTGGACCGGTTCCTGTTAAACATGATGTCACGGTACAGCTCTGCTCGACCAATTAAAACCCTTGCATTCAGACGgattaatttataatttatatctTTAATATGTGATATCCAATTCAAAATTCAGGTTCCAATGTTAGAGAACATATACTGGAAGGAGCTATCGTTGCTTTCGTTTGTTTGGGTTGGCTTCCTTGCCGTTCAACTCCTCAAGGTATGTCGTCAATATATACACACAGTTTAACGAATCAGTTTGCTTTAAAAATGACTAATTATTTTCCTTAATTCAGCAACATACAAAGCGATGCTCCATACTGTTTTGGGTTGTAGAGGCCGTACAGGTAATAAAACTCGACTCACAAATCACAATAACCTCGGTCATATACCTTAGACTCTTAGAGGCAAAGTGTAATAATAATGTCATTTTTCAGATACCAATCGCGTTATCAGTAACGCTATATGAAGCCGTGAGCCTATACAATGGGAAGAAGGTAATTGCATCAAAGGGTAAAGACATCACAAACTACAAGGCTCATCAATTAGTTACATACTGTTTCCTAGGGATCGTGGCCGGTATGGTTGGTGGCTTGCTTGGACTTGGAGGCGGTTTCATATTAGGCCCTCTTTTCCTTGAACTTGGTATTCCTCCTCAGGTATATATTATCTCGCTGTTTTCCTCGTCGCCTTTTCGAGTTTATCATTGTGTGTGTTAGATGGAAAATGAGATGGTGCGATCAGGCTTTCTGAAAATTCTTATGATTAATGTGACAACAGAGTTTAATTAAGTTCAGCGTAACATGACATATTGACGTGTTAATAATTCTTAAGTTATGTGAATATGTGATGGACAGGTGGCGAGCGCGACATCAACATTCTCAATGGCATTCTCATCCTCAATGTCAGTTGTACAATACTACATCCTAAAACGTTTTCCGGTTCCTTATGGTAAGTTCGATTGAGTACACCCCACTCATCTAGGATTTAATATTGTTAGTTATCTCAATTGATgtatatcattttttttttggtgtagcgACTTATTTCGTCCTAGTAGCGACAATAGCAGCGCTAATGGGGCAGCATGTGGTAAGGAAGGTTATAGCCATGGTAGGCAGAGCATcgctcatcatcttcatcctcgcCTCGACCATTCTTATTAGTGCTGTCACACTTGGAGGTGTTGGAATTGTACACATTATAGAGAAGCTTGAGAATCATGAATACATGGGTTTTGAGAATTTCTGTTAACTACAACATTACATTTTCAAGTCTCTCTTATTACTATCGATTTTCTGATGCATCTAAATTGTAATATAATGTAATTAGCgattttattccgtattattaGGCATTTCAttgttcaacactttcttttacgAAGTACTATCACTTATTCAATCTAATCAgagactattattattatattccAACCCCGTCTCTCTTTTACTACTTGTTTTACTTgggattttctaacatgtgcttACTGCGGAGTGCGGAGTATTATATCGTattaaactttttttttcttttaacttAGTGATGGAATTTATTGTCAACGagcaaaaaaataacaaaaataaattagTAATACAATAACGTTTATATGGAAATAAATCAAGAATCTTTTTACTAAAATTTTTAAAATATTGAAAATAAACACTTTAACTAGTTTATCTTAATTTTGAAATTCAAATTAAACCAAAATTCCA from Silene latifolia isolate original U9 population chromosome 2, ASM4854445v1, whole genome shotgun sequence encodes the following:
- the LOC141643711 gene encoding sulfite exporter TauE/SafE family protein 3-like; its protein translation is MAKLQNIINQRVLKLCVFMTCCCFLLVTSLVTAERPLQANNVYPPSYLDHKEQPEQTLMSKLYHFLWGKSTYQPVWPDMEFGWRIVVGSLVGFLGAALGSVGGVGGGGIFVPMLTLIIGFDPKSSTAISKCMIMGAAGSTVYYNLRLRHPTLDMPIIDYDLAVLLQPMLMLGISIGVTFNVIFADWMVTVLLIILFLITSTKALLKGIDTWKKESLLKLQATAQPEVESGGEYKPLSSGPVPVKHDVTVPMLENIYWKELSLLSFVWVGFLAVQLLKQHTKRCSILFWVVEAVQIPIALSVTLYEAVSLYNGKKVIASKGKDITNYKAHQLVTYCFLGIVAGMVGGLLGLGGGFILGPLFLELGIPPQVASATSTFSMAFSSSMSVVQYYILKRFPVPYATYFVLVATIAALMGQHVVRKVIAMVGRASLIIFILASTILISAVTLGGVGIVHIIEKLENHEYMGFENFC